One region of Sebastes fasciatus isolate fSebFas1 chromosome 1, fSebFas1.pri, whole genome shotgun sequence genomic DNA includes:
- the LOC141771407 gene encoding elastase-1-like, protein MLRLLVLTSFTALVLAELEPQPRYLEDITERVVGGTVARPNSWPWQVSLQYQSGSRYIHHCGGTLIKEGWVMTAAHCVDRSRTWRVVLGEHDLYNDSYNEQLITVSDVFIHNGWDSNRPSNGFDIALLRLSSPATLDYYVQLGSLPHTGQILPHNNICYITGWGYTSTGGSLSAQLMEAYLPLVDYKICSRHDWWGSFVKTTMVCGGGGYDGGCNGDSGGPLNCLVNGKYYVHGITSFVSDKGCNAYKQPTIFTRVSAYIDWINSYIM, encoded by the exons ATGCTTAGACTTCTGGTGTTGACAAGTTTCACAGCCCTGG TGCTGGCTGAACTGGAGCCCCAGCCCAGGTACCTGGAGGACATTACTGAAAGAGTCGTGGGAGGTACCGTGGCCAGACCCAACTCCTGGCCCTGGCAG GTCTCTCTTCAGTACCAATCTGGCAGCAGGTACATCCACCATTGCGGAGGAACCCTGATCAAGGAAGGCTGGGTTATGACTGCTGCTCACTGTGTGGACCG ctCTAGGACGTGGCGCGTCGTTCTCGGTGAACATGACCTCTACAACGACAGTTACAATGAGCAATTAATAACTGTCAGCGACGTTTTCATCCATAACGGATGGGACTCCAACAGACCTAGTAATGG GTTCGACATTGCCCTGCTGCGTTTGTCTTCCCCTGCCACCCTGGACTATTACGTCCAGCTGGGCTCTCTGCCTCACACCGGACAGATTCTGCCCCACAACAACATCTGCTACATCACCGGATGGGGATACACTTCCA CCGGTGGCAGCCTGTCCGCCCAGCTGATGGAGGCCTACCTTCCTCTGGTCGACTACAAGATCTGCAGCAGACATGACTGGTGGGGCAGCTTCGTCAAAACCACCATGGTGTGCGGCGGTGGTGGTTACGATGGCGGATGCAAT GGTGACTCTGGCGGCCCTCTGAACTGCCTTGTTAATGGAAAATACTACGTCCACGGTATTACCAGCTTTGTGTCTGATAAGGGATGCAACGCGTACAAACAGCCCACCATCTTCACCCGTGTCTCCGCCTACATCGACTGGATAAACTCT TACATCATGTAA